Proteins from a single region of Pseudopedobacter saltans DSM 12145:
- a CDS encoding MaoC/PaaZ C-terminal domain-containing protein codes for MYFKSTFFEDYQLNDKRTTLGRTITETDFVVHAGHTGDFFPHHMDAEWCKTQPFGGRIAHGTMIFAIGIGLTASEINPEAFSKGYDRLRFVKPVFIGDTIHSEVTISEKSDAKKPEYGTVTEHVEIINQKGEVVLVADHILLVKRKDV; via the coding sequence ATGTATTTCAAATCCACATTTTTTGAAGACTATCAATTAAACGATAAAAGGACAACATTGGGAAGAACCATTACCGAAACGGATTTTGTAGTTCATGCCGGTCATACGGGAGATTTTTTTCCGCACCACATGGACGCAGAATGGTGCAAAACTCAACCCTTCGGCGGACGTATAGCTCATGGAACCATGATATTTGCCATTGGGATTGGTTTAACCGCTTCTGAGATTAATCCAGAAGCATTTTCTAAGGGGTATGATCGTCTGCGTTTTGTGAAGCCGGTTTTTATTGGTGATACCATTCATTCAGAAGTAACTATTTCGGAAAAGTCAGATGCCAAAAAGCCAGAATATGGAACGGTAACAGAACATGTAGAAATTATCAACCAAAAAGGGGAGGTAGTTTTGGTTGCAGATCATATTTTATTGGTAAAGCGTAAAGACGTTTAA
- a CDS encoding Gfo/Idh/MocA family protein, which yields MQINYKPILPEQKLPIVIIGAGGIVKDAHLPAYKKAGFEVWGITNRTRERAEKLAIAFNIPHVFDNVADAVAAAPKNAVYDITIMPEKFVETLEQLPDGAGVLIQKPMGDFIAQSYEILEVCRRKNLVAAINCQLRFAPYTMAAKAMIEQGLIGEVYDMDVRVTVQTPWELFPHVMVHPRLEFQYHSIHYFDLIRSFLGNPQSILAKTLKHPAKALSSSRSTVIFDYGDTLHAVINTNHDHDFGAQHQESFIKWEGTKGAIKAKMGLLMNYPDGVPDAFEYCILEEGQAPEWNSIALEGSWFPDAFVGTMASVMRYKNGETDVLPTSVEDVIHTMEWVEKAYESSANGGVY from the coding sequence ATGCAAATAAACTATAAACCCATATTACCAGAGCAAAAGCTTCCAATAGTAATTATTGGAGCAGGTGGAATAGTGAAAGATGCTCATCTTCCTGCCTATAAAAAAGCAGGTTTTGAAGTTTGGGGAATAACCAATAGAACAAGAGAGCGAGCAGAGAAATTAGCTATAGCGTTTAATATTCCGCATGTTTTTGACAACGTAGCAGATGCTGTTGCTGCTGCTCCCAAAAATGCAGTTTACGATATTACCATTATGCCCGAAAAGTTTGTCGAAACTTTAGAGCAGTTGCCGGACGGGGCAGGGGTATTGATTCAGAAGCCAATGGGCGATTTTATCGCACAAAGCTATGAGATTTTAGAGGTTTGCAGAAGAAAGAATTTGGTAGCTGCTATCAATTGTCAATTACGCTTTGCACCTTATACCATGGCGGCTAAAGCGATGATTGAGCAAGGTTTAATTGGAGAGGTTTACGATATGGACGTACGTGTAACCGTACAAACACCGTGGGAACTATTTCCTCATGTAATGGTTCATCCTCGTCTCGAGTTCCAATATCATAGTATCCATTATTTCGATTTGATTCGTTCTTTCTTAGGAAATCCACAATCTATTTTAGCAAAAACATTAAAGCATCCTGCCAAAGCTTTATCTTCTTCCAGATCTACAGTGATTTTTGATTATGGCGATACTTTACACGCAGTGATCAATACGAATCATGATCACGATTTTGGTGCGCAACATCAGGAAAGTTTTATAAAGTGGGAAGGGACAAAAGGTGCCATTAAAGCAAAAATGGGCTTGTTGATGAATTATCCGGACGGTGTGCCAGATGCTTTTGAATATTGTATCTTGGAAGAAGGACAAGCGCCAGAGTGGAACTCTATAGCATTAGAAGGATCCTGGTTTCCTGATGCATTTGTTGGTACAATGGCCAGCGTAATGCGCTACAAAAATGGAGAAACAGACGTTTTACCCACTTCGGTAGAAGATGTGATCCATACCATGGAATGGGTAGAGAAGGCTTATGAATCCAGTGCGAATGGAGGAGTTTATTAA